The genomic stretch TTCCCCATGTGGCTGATCATAAGGATCTTCAGAGTACCTTCATTAAAGAGTAAGTGGCGggttttccgaaaaatatagcattacacgtccccacgtggtgctacaactgtttaaataatgcacctgtagtgatttagaggacagctctcaaaccccagtgcactggccaggccattttgaaaagagccttGTCACAATGTTaacaatgttatttaaacagatgttGCACCACGTGGGGGGCGTGTaccgctatatttttcagaaccccgctacttccTCTTTAAATGCCATGTTAAAGGCTCTGCTGCTGTATGTTCTTTCTGCAGCAGTGCAGCCCTAAGATCTCTCGTTTCCATAATTCAGTGTACATAGTCTTGAGTGTTAGTGAAAGCAAACGGTTATAGCTAATAGCTTCCATCCAAGCCGGGGAGCAAACCCTGTCCCAAGACAAGAAACTCAACTTTATGGCAACTGCAGTGGATATCCACAAAGTAAACATGCAGTCATTGAGGCACCAAAGATCACGGTCAACCTGGGTTGAGctctttttatattgcatttgcaTGGTGTTGTTTTTTCAGTCAGGCGGCATGCCAGCCCGTGTGGGAAAGCACTGCAGGCTCTCTGAGCTGGCAGGCTGTCTGGGGTTGGCTTCCCACTCAGCTGAGAAAGCTTGACACAGGGTATTCCAGAGCAATGCACTTTCTGTTGGCTGCCAGCCTGTGGAAAAAACTGCTTCAGTCAAACGATTTATAGTAACAATACACTGCCAGGCTGTGAATTCTAAATATAACAAATTGAGAGCTTTCCTGATTGCAAGGGAAAAATTTGATCACCTCCTACTAAATACAACTTTTAATCCCCCCAGGAACTTGAAAGCAATGTGCTATAGCCTAGTGGATAGTGCAAGGCGATTCTGATTTGGAATTTAAAATGAGTTTGAGCAAGAAGTTAAAATGGGTTTCAGTTTTCTTCTATCGTCCTATTGCACGGTGACTTTCCGCCTGTTCCTGGTTTATCACATAAGCTCACTGCTGCTCTGTAAAACAGCTTGAAATCCATTTTTAAAGCATCTTATTTTACATGCTAGTGATACAGAATTAGtcttcagtgtttttatatataatgagTAAAGAGCAAAGTTGCATTTTACCCGTTTTCTCAATTGATTACATTGTTTAATGTGAACTGGTTTCACATCTGTACAGATTTTATATTCAGTGACAATTTATATAATAGATTACAAGTTATTAATCTCTTTAAGctttttttcatgaaataaaaacaagtattttttattttgtcctaGTCTTCTTACTGTTTCCGTTTCAAATTAGCAATTAAGGAGTTTTGTTCTCAGCCACTCAGGTCGATTTGAACATTTCGCAACACTAGGGACTCCTCCTGAATTGCATCACACACCTACAGTATGTGTAGGTGTGTGATGCAAGGTGTATGTGGGGGACAGGGACGGACAACATACAGCAACCAGACAGCCTTGCGAAGGGCCACTTAACAGCACAGGCACGTTAGCTTTCCTAAtattatcatatttatttatcagtttgattGGGACAACAGtatcaacaaacacaacatatttatGAGGTGATTAATGTAGCAGCCATTTTATATCTGTGatttaaaacaacttttaaaaatacagaaactgtGGAGGCTGGTATTCTAGTACGATATTAGTACTATAATGTGTTTGCGGGCAGCTGGACTCCCTGCAGAAAGGTTTGTGCATGCTATGAGGTTTCATTACTGGCCAAGACTTCAAATTACAGACTACATGTTGGACCATCACAACAATTACCATACTGGTTAATAGCTGCCTATGTTATAAAAGCTTAAAAACAGCTATTGGTATAAAAATTATActgaaaaacacaatataaaacattagtggtttttatttatttatttatagtcatTCATTTTTCACACTTATCTAAGACTACAAGGAGTGTCATCTTAATTTATTTCAGTGCATTCCACAGGTTAGCAAAATGTAGAGTGGTTCTTTTACCCAGTAATGAGCAGAAAACCAACATCAGTAAAGTCAATGTCCATCAATTGTATCTCATTTGCAAAGGTAACAGGAATACATTATGTGAACAAACTTTGTTTGCTCAAGTTTGCAGATCTAAGCAGATGTTCTTGCTATTTCTGAAATATTAAACGACAATATTGTTCCTATTCCGTGATGAAACAATAGACTGGCTTACCACTTTTCTCAGTACTGCAGTTGATAGGTTATGTTACTTACATTGACTGGAAGACATAATGCAAGAAGAAATAGCATAAGGCACCAAGCTGGAGAGATTAAGGTATCATAtggcaatgaaaataaatacaatgaaaaccatCCTTTACCAACCCCCCCATGAGAACTGGTTCACTATACAAACTGACCATGCCCTCCAGATCTCCTCTTTGTCACCAATCAGCTTCACATCTATTAAACTTGTTTTGAAGATTGGGTTGTGAATCGCATTAACAAAAACGAAACAGAAAAAGCTGGATGTCAACCAGTGCAAACACGCTCCACATTTTCAGTTTAAGAGCTAATGGGTGTGCATTTGTTGCTGttaatgttgaaaaataaaaccctTAAATGCTCATATAGGTACCAAGAGGTACTTCGATCACATAGTATACGTTTAATTCAGAATCAGGACCATCTTCAAGGTGGTTCATTTTTAGTTTCTTAAAGCAGAAGCGGTCAATTTTACAATGAACAGCAGGATCTTAAAAGCCACTTAAGCAGCAAGACCCAACATATCGGGGAATGGCTGGTTGTTTTGGTTTGGTGGGGGAGGGTAACAGGGTCTCCTCAAATCTATCCAACACTACAGCTAACTTTCCACATAATAAGCATTCGTGCTTTTACAAAAGGGAACAGTGATTAATAAATGAGTTTAGTAGGATACTTGTTCTAAAACATTTCAGTGTCTCAACTCTAAGGATCAGGCTGGGAAGAGCGTTTCCCAGATTAACTGAACTGAATTAATACAacattattgtatattttgtaatcATAGAAAATATGATTAAGTCTTTTGAaactaaagtactttttttttttttttttttaatacaccagTACAGCATATCATGATGCTGAAGATATTATCAGATCCCAAACACCACAGTACACAGTTTTAGAAGGTAGTGGTGGGAGAGAATGAAAAAAAGATTAAGTATGCCAATATGCTTTTCCTTTTCCGCTTGGTATTAACAAGCAGACGGTCATCTCAGAGTTCAGTTTAACACAGCATTTAGAGTTTATCCCTCGGCAGCAAACATCTCTCATCTTGATTATGTCTTTCGACATCACTGAGATTCAATaatgatgggaaaaaaaaataaaaaaggataaaGTCAGGTTTGAAAGTAACTGCTACTTAATCCTTGATTGCAAAGTGAGAAGGCATCCTGTTTTGCGATACAATCTCTGTTATTTGCTTGGCGATGACAGGCAGTTCTTTCAAGCCCAGGTACGATATATTTCAACTCTCTGATAGGAAAACTGTGTAATCTCCAAGTATAGTTCATCACACAAACCAAGACTCCAACATTACTCACAGCTGCTCAAATCCATTCTACCTTAAGGCAGCATCAGTAAAGTACctgctgtacaaaaatgcagattGATCAAATACTTATTGTCTCTGAATCATACAAAAGTATTCATGAATCATTATAAACTATGGACCTCATGTcgtactgtatttaaagtacatttaaagtGCCCTACAATATTGTTTTCTCTTTCATGGTACAGCCTTGCTAAGGGATAAAAGGGgagttaactgtttttttttgttacaactaaaataaacaaaacccacaCCTTATGTCTAAATTAAAACCTGATGCAGTCGATTAAAGGATAGTCGTATTGTACTCTTGGGTCATTAGATTTAAATGCTTGCTCCCGACGTTTTCCATAATGCTTTGTGATATACCCAACCTTCACCCTAAATAGAGGGAGAAAGAAACAATGATCAGTTCATATGTTTTATTAGTGGTACTTTAGTAACATGGACCTCTAATCCAGCTTCACTTTGTAACCAGGTCAGGTTTTGCTGCTTTTACtttcattcaaaacattttaaaaatgttttcccaCTCTCTCAATAGCATGTGGTATTGTCCCATACAGACAATCTAATTTGCTGCTGTAATGCCTTACCTCACTCTGAAAGTATCTGGTGCACCACGCTGCCCCCGTCTCCGTGCGATGCCTCTCCTCagccctctgtctctcctctaaCAATCGCTTGTGTTCTGTTGCCTTCTCTATGTTTCCTTCCCTCAAGGACTCTGTCACATGTTGCCACAGTCGTCTGCATACAGGACGGCTTTATTAGTTCTTTACTTTTAACTTTTCTATTAGGCTACATGGTTCATGCTTCTTGTACATTAATAAATGTGTGTGACTTGCAGGTAGggttaaaaagagaaagaaatgaaaGTTCTCTAAGATTAAGCTCTGAAAGGAATCTCCAGGAAGTCAGTGACACACTATCTATATCCGACTGGAGTGCTGGACTGTGTGACTGTAAACACAGAAGCGGTAATGATGCACTCCAAAATCCATCTCCAGTACCAGCTACAGGCAGGTTCACATGACCTGAAACATTCTTGCTGTGCACGTGAAATCCAAGTGAAAACCATGAATCTGGTTTATTTTACTCAAAAATAGCCTTTATGGCACTCTTGCAATACAATGTTTAACACATGTAAGGTATAGTCCCTAATGAAGGAAAATCTAATAACTGGCCAATTTGTTTTTGTGCAAGATCGGATTGCCTGATCGGCATCAGTGGTAAATGAACTTGTCACCTGGACTCGTAGGATCCCTGCTTCTCGTTGGGACGCACCCTCTTCTTCGTCACTGGGAGTTTGGTGACGTCCACCACTTTGGTTTCCCCGTTGCTGTAGGAGAATTCAAGGACGCCATTCCATTCCCCCTGCACCCGACACGCCACTGTGTTGGTGGGATTGTGCTTCACTTCAGCTGTGACTCTGGGCAGAAAAGTATAAGTTTAAAAGAGGTTGAATGACTGTCAGCAACTGTTTAGCACCAGCAAAATAAAGACAACGAATGCAAAATGTGAACGTGTCATCGGACTCTACTGCTGAAATAACTAATGGCTAGCGGTACTTACTTGTGCAGTTTGCCCCCATAGAAGGGTTTGGTTTGGAAGGTAATGGCTGCAGAGTAGCCAGTCTTCGCACAGTTGACGTTGACCTTCCCTCCCAGCTCCACCCAGGGCACTGTGAGTATGGAGCGAGCGTATGCACAGGGCAGGGTGAAGGTGTACTCCTCCTCGTGCTCCTGCAGGCACAAGAGACCTGGGGAAAGAGCACTGCATTAATAACCACGCACTGCAAGCATTATACACAAGTGCAATATGAAAGGACTGTAGGGGTCTAGTAGAGTCTATGATCAAAGTTGCAGAATAAGAAAGCAAGTgttaattttcattaaaatattgagGGCAACCTGGAGAAATGAGACACATTTACTTCCTTTCTTTTCTATAACAGACACTGTTTACCAGTAACAGTATCAAATATTGTTGGGAAATAAGTTTATTTGcctacaaatattttaaaaatagcaaaagaATTGCAAAGAGAGTCATTTTTTGgaacaaatataataaattggAAGAAAtgacttttgtttatttactattgATATTATTTAACTTTTATAAATATGATGTCCAAATAAACCGCTTCATTTCAACACTGATTTGTTTCAaacgttgtttgtttttcagaggtTGTGTTGCCTAactgtttataaatacaaatgagtgggagttatttttttttgtggacaataattatttaaattggaATCGTAGGAAATCCCCATTTTAACCAAAAGATACATCTTTAGAATAAGCAGCAGCAACATGGTCAAACACATTTGCTGCTGCAAGAATTATAAACAAGAGAATTCACTGCACACAACACTGCTATGAACCTGGTCACAAGAAACCACGTCAATTTAAGAGAGGTGTTAAACTTTTGGCCTGACTTACGAGGCAGACAAGCCAGAGTGGCACCACAGTGGCTCACTGGCGAGGACCCGTTAACACTGCTACCATTAGCATTACCTCACTGCTTTCACGACAGAACTAAGGGGCAGACCAGGGTCTCTCAATTGCCAAGTTACTGAGAGCAATATGGgctttatctaaaaaaaaaaaaaaggcactctCGAGCCTCATATTACTATTTTAGAGGATTGTGATGACAGTGCCACGCCTGTGGTACAGGTACTGTGGTACAGGTGCTGTGGTATTAGTACATATGTGGGGGTTCTGCTGCAGGTCCACATGGGCTGAGGGGGAAGCCTGTAGTAGGCTGCACTCCTCCCattagcaagaaagaagccaaccctgaaatgtaaacagtgtttatttgttctgAGTTGCTAGTTGAAGTTCACTGTGAAGTGCCCAGTCTCATGAGCATGTTGGAAGCAGTCCACATGCAAGTGGATAAAGAGAAATAAATCCATGTGCAGATGCCAGATGGGGGTAACTGGTGAATTCACCATCAATCTGCAAATGAAAAAGATATAAGCAAGACTGGGAAACAGAATCAGGTGAGCTGTACTCCAAGATTAGTGtgaatctgggtctgtgaaaccagatgttGGTTTAATCGTGGTACCGTAAAGTAAAGGCTAATGACTAACTGCCCTATCTCCGATGCATTTTCTGCTACTAATACAATATAGCCAATTAAAAGTTTAACACCCAGGCTTGGAAACACAAACCCTTGCATTCTTACCTTCCCCGACCATGGAAACTCCTATAGACATTCCCATGAACTTGCTCTTCGTCCACACGTGGGTGTTTACACACATCCTCCTCTCCGCACACTCTGCATAAAACCCAGAAACAGGGGGGTGATGGGACACCTGCTCTGCCACAAAGCGGACGTGATAAGAGTCTGAGGCCTCCTTTCCCCCCTCCAAGCCAGCCTTGTTCAGGCTGCCCTGGGATGACAAGGAGCTGCCCTTGTGGGAGGGGACCCTCCAGGAGCAGTGGAAAGTCTCCCCGATGATGGGGTTGTAGGGTTTCTTGGCAATGGCCCCCTTGCGCCCCTCGTGGAAGGATGTGAGGTAATACTCCACGAAGCGGATCATCCGGTCCTCGGGGTTAGCTCCATCAGTGATGGTGACAAACAGATCTGGATGGGACATAAAATCTGCATACATTTCAAGCAGCGAACGCTTCTCCAGGATGAAGGTAGGAAGAACCACCTGGAATcacaaaatagaaaatgtaaaatattttcataatcaAAGCACAACCAAACAGTtatcttttatataaaaagcaacGATAATACTGTGCAGTGCCATGTTTGATGCTGAACTAGAGACAGTAACCTATATGTAGCCTTTATAATACAATGGAATCCACCTTGGTAGATTAGATTAGATCTCTGTATCACGTTTCTATGTGTGAAGAGCGACACTGGTTTAGTTAAATGAACTCCCTCTGCTCACCTCCCCCAATTGGACCGATCACCTGATCCTCGTTTCGATTACTTACTCTCGTCAAATCCATGCCGAGCTTGAGCTGGGACAGCAGGTGTAAGATGATGCTGCGCTCTTCCTCGATGGGCCCCAGTTCATCCTCCTTGTCAACAAACGAATCCATGACCTCATCCTCTGGATCTATGTCCTCGTGTTCCTGTGAGAAATACCAGGAtttatttggattattttttgtCTAAACCCAGAAACTGAATATAAAACCCTGGGGATAGGGAAGTCCTGCTCCCCTGTTGGCCTATATTGAGAAGCATCACAGACACTGCTTTATGGCTTTATAACCTCTCCTGGTGACATCATAGTCACCTTTATTTGCAGGAAGCTTCAGGCTTCATTTGGAAACGGACAGGCTGTATTGCATAGACAGGTGATTTAGTAGGATTTTCTTCTCATCCCACAAGTGAGGTCATAGATTATTCTGATAATATACTTAACTATCTGAGGAGGATGTTACTGGCTCTAGCTAGGTTTGCATTGTTCTTTTGGATGGTGTCAAATTATAAGATTGTAGGGTATTTACATACTTACAGAATTGCTCACAAAAACAAGCAGTGCACTGGAGTACAGATCAGTACTGTTTTTATGCTGAGCAGTATATTAAACATGACCCTACATGAAGACATTTACACAACTGAATCTTCCCCTTAGTAATAGCTTCTACAGCCTACAAAGGCTGCTTCTGATCAGTGATGTTGATTCATTATATTGTACTATGACAATTCCTCTAACAAACACACCCAGCCCACATTATTACTATTGTTGCAAACTAGCACTTGATCACTTGCCAAATAAGCCAACATTGGTCCAGCACAGTGACTGAAGACTGCCTTTCCTGACATAACACACTTGTTCACGGTTTTCCTTTTCAAAGACAAGCCTATCCTTACAGTGCACCAATGTCAACCTTGCCTATTGTGGCATGTGTGGACA from Polyodon spathula isolate WHYD16114869_AA chromosome 11, ASM1765450v1, whole genome shotgun sequence encodes the following:
- the LOC121322836 gene encoding oxysterol-binding protein-related protein 11-like isoform X2 is translated as MMQAETTAMPVSESEGKQELYNQNKTPAAVKGNSKDWQYRFFVLDNEAGVLEYFVNEQSRAQKPRGTLPLAGAVISPSDEDSHTFTVNAISGEQYKLRGTDAKERQHWVSRLQICTQHHTEALGKINPPLKSRSFSMASQSSSGSPLLLRRASQNAASFFNVSQNKGSSSSSRRALQPDHLMAVREMMTQAEGQHRDLIQTIESLPASGGLAPLDQDLLLLKATSMATMNCLNDCFHILQLQQAAHQKCPVPGATIEWLEPKLPLSDHLKNGNTLQGFSTRESSKSPDNCMDQISPGLCHLSAEHEDIDPEDEVMDSFVDKEDELGPIEEERSIILHLLSQLKLGMDLTRVVLPTFILEKRSLLEMYADFMSHPDLFVTITDGANPEDRMIRFVEYYLTSFHEGRKGAIAKKPYNPIIGETFHCSWRVPSHKGSSLSSQGSLNKAGLEGGKEASDSYHVRFVAEQVSHHPPVSGFYAECAERRMCVNTHVWTKSKFMGMSIGVSMVGEGLLCLQEHEEEYTFTLPCAYARSILTVPWVELGGKVNVNCAKTGYSAAITFQTKPFYGGKLHKVTAEVKHNPTNTVACRVQGEWNGVLEFSYSNGETKVVDVTKLPVTKKRVRPNEKQGSYESRRLWQHVTESLREGNIEKATEHKRLLEERQRAEERHRTETGAAWCTRYFQSEGEGWVYHKALWKTSGASI
- the LOC121322836 gene encoding oxysterol-binding protein-related protein 11-like isoform X1 — encoded protein: MMQAETTAMPVSESEGKQELYNQNKTPAAVKGNSKDWQYSDHMESICGYLMKYTNLVTGWQYRFFVLDNEAGVLEYFVNEQSRAQKPRGTLPLAGAVISPSDEDSHTFTVNAISGEQYKLRGTDAKERQHWVSRLQICTQHHTEALGKINPPLKSRSFSMASQSSSGSPLLLRRASQNAASFFNVSQNKGSSSSSRRALQPDHLMAVREMMTQAEGQHRDLIQTIESLPASGGLAPLDQDLLLLKATSMATMNCLNDCFHILQLQQAAHQKCPVPGATIEWLEPKLPLSDHLKNGNTLQGFSTRESSKSPDNCMDQISPGLCHLSAEHEDIDPEDEVMDSFVDKEDELGPIEEERSIILHLLSQLKLGMDLTRVVLPTFILEKRSLLEMYADFMSHPDLFVTITDGANPEDRMIRFVEYYLTSFHEGRKGAIAKKPYNPIIGETFHCSWRVPSHKGSSLSSQGSLNKAGLEGGKEASDSYHVRFVAEQVSHHPPVSGFYAECAERRMCVNTHVWTKSKFMGMSIGVSMVGEGLLCLQEHEEEYTFTLPCAYARSILTVPWVELGGKVNVNCAKTGYSAAITFQTKPFYGGKLHKVTAEVKHNPTNTVACRVQGEWNGVLEFSYSNGETKVVDVTKLPVTKKRVRPNEKQGSYESRRLWQHVTESLREGNIEKATEHKRLLEERQRAEERHRTETGAAWCTRYFQSEGEGWVYHKALWKTSGASI